The proteins below come from a single Elgaria multicarinata webbii isolate HBS135686 ecotype San Diego chromosome 11, rElgMul1.1.pri, whole genome shotgun sequence genomic window:
- the STAT3 gene encoding signal transducer and activator of transcription 3 isoform X2, translating into MAQWNQLQQLDTRYLEQLHQLYSDSFPMELRQFLAPWIESQDWAYAASKESHATLVFHNLLGEIDQQYSRFLQESNVLYQHNLRRIKQFLQSRYLEKPMEIARIVARCLWEENRLLQTAATAAQQGGQANHPTASVVTEKQQMLEQHLQDVRKRVQDLEQKMKVVENLQDDFDFNYKTLKSQGDIQDMNGNNQAVTRQKMQQLEQMLSALDQMRRGIVSELAGLLSAMEYVQKTLVDEELADWKRRQQIACIGGPPNICLDRLENWITSLAESQLQTRQQIKKLEELQQKVSYKGDPIVQHRPLLEERIVELFRNLMKSAFVVERQPCMPMHPDRPLVIKTGVQFTTKVRLLVKFPELNYQLKIKVCIDKDSGEVAALRGSRKFNILGTNTKVMNMEESNNGSLSAEFKHLTLREQRCGNGGRANCDASLIVTEELHLITFETEVYHQGLKIDLETHSLPVVVISNICQMPNAWASILWYNMLTNNPKNVNFFTKPPIGTWDQVAEVLSWQFSSTTKRGLSIEQLTTLAEKLLGPGVNYSGCQITWAKFCKENMAGKGFSFWVWLDNIIDLVKKYILALWNEGYIMGFISKERERAILSTKPPGTFLLRFSESSKEGGITFTWVEKDISGKTQIQSVEPYTKQQLNSMSFAEIIMGYKIMDATNILVSPLVYLYPDIPKEEAFGKYCRPESQEHPEVTDPGAAPYLKTKFICVTPTTCSSTIELPMSPRTLESLIHFGSNGEGAEGNASGQFESLQVFDMEMTADCANSPM; encoded by the exons ATGGCACAGTGGAACCAATTGCAGCAGCTGGACACCCGGTATTTGGAGCAGCTCCACCAGCTCTACAGTGACAGCTTTCCGATGGAGCTGCGGCAATTCCTTGCACCCTGGATAGAGAGCCAGGACTG GGCCTATGCCGCCAGCAAGGAGTCCCACGCCACCTTGGTTTTCCACAACCTCCTGGGTGAAATTGACCAGCAGTACAGCCGCTTCCTACAGGAATCCAACGTTCTCTACCAGCACAACCTGCGGCGGATCAAGCAGTTCCTGCAG AGCAGGTACCTGGAGAAGCCGATGGAGATTGCCCGGATTGTGGCCCGTTGCCTCTGGGAGGAGAATCGGCTGCTGCAgacggcagcgacagcggcacaG CAAGGAGGGCAGGCAAACCATCCTACAGCTTCCGTTGTAACAGAAAAGcaacagatgctagagcaacacTTGCAAGATGTGAGAAAGAGGGTGCAG GACCTGGAGCAAAAGATGAAAGTGGTGGAAAACCTCCAGGATGACTTTGACTTCAACTACAAGACTTTGAAGAGTCAAGGCG aCATACAGGATATGAATGGGAACAACCAGGCGGTGACGCGGCAGAAGATGCAGCAGCTGGAGCAAATGCTCTCGGCGCTAGATCAGATGCGGAGG GGGATTGTAAGTGAGCTGGCCGGGCTCCTTTCGGCCATGGAGTACGTGCAGAAGACGCTGGTTGACGAGGAGTTGGCTGACTGGAAGAGGAGGCAGCAGATCGCGTGCATCGGTGGCCCACCCAACATCTGTCTCGACCGCCTAGAGAACTG gataacGTCCCTGGCCGAGTCGCAGCTTCAGACACGTCAGCAGATCAAGAAACTTGAGGAGCTCCAGCAGAAGGTCTCCTACAAGGGCGACCCCATCGTTCAGCACCGGCCCTTGCTGGAGGAGCGCATCGTGGAGTTATTCAGGAACCTCATGAAGAG TGCATTTGTGGTGGAGCGGCAGCCCTGTATGCCAATGCACCCAGATCGTCCACTGGTGATCAAAACTGGGGTTCAGTTCACAACAAAAGTCCG GTTACTGGTTAAGTTTCCTGAGCTGAACTACCAGCTGAAAATCAAAGTCTGCATTGATAA GGATTCTGGTGAGGTGGCTGCCCTCCGGGG GTCTCGGAAATTTAATATCCTCGGCACAAACACCAAGGTGATGAACATGGAGGAATCCAACAACGGTAGTCTCTCTGCAGAGTTCAAGCATTTG ACACTGCGGGAACAGAGATGTGGTAATGGTGGAAGAGCAAATTGTGAT GCCTCTCTCATTGTCACAGAAGAGCTCCATCTCATCACCTTTGAGACAGAGGTTTACCACCAAGGTCTGAAGATTGACTTAGAG ACCCACTCGCTTCCTGTTGTGGTGATCTCCAACATTTGTCAGATGCCCAATGCCTGGGCGTCTATCTTGTGGTACAACATGCTGACAAACAACCCCAAG AACGTGAACTTCTTCACCAAGCCGCCCATCGGCACCTGGGACCAGGTGGCCGAGGTGCTCAGCTGGCAGTTCTCTTCGACCACCAAACGGGGGCTCAGCATAGAGCAGTTGACGACACTCGCTGAGAAACTCCTGG GGCCAGGCGTTAATTACTCTGGATGTCAGATAACCTGGGCAAAGTTCTGCAAG GAGAATATGGCCGGCAaagggttctctttctgggtttgGCTGGACAACATCATCGACCTGGTGAAGAAGTACATCTTGGCACTCTGGAATGAAGG GTATATCATGGGATTCATCAGCAAAGAACGGGAGAGAGCAATCCTGAGCACAAAGCCACCGGGCACTTTCCTGTTGCGTTTCAGTGAGAGCAGCAAGGAGGGTGGAATCACCTTCACGTGGGTAGAAAAGGACATCAGTG GGAAGACCCAAATCCAGTCAGTGGAGCCATACACCAAGCAGCAGCTGAACAGCATGTCCTTTGCTGAGATTATTATGGGCTACAAGATCATGGATGCCACCAACATCCTGGTCTCCCCGCTTGTCTACTTATACCCTGATATTCCCAAGGAGGAGGCCTTTGGAAAATACTGCCGTCCTGAGAGCCAGGAACACCCCGAAGTTACTGACCCAG gtGCCGCTCCATATCTGAAGACCAAGTTCATCTGCGTGACCCC AACAACTTGCAGTAGCACCATTGAACTGCCCATGTCTCCCCGCACACTCGAGTCCCTGATCCATTTTGGCAGTAATGGTGAGGGAGCCGAGGGAAATGCCAGCGGCCAGTTCG AGTCCTTGCAAGTCTTTGACATGGAGATGACTGCCGATTGCGCCAACTCACCCATGTGA
- the STAT3 gene encoding signal transducer and activator of transcription 3 isoform X1 codes for MAQWNQLQQLDTRYLEQLHQLYSDSFPMELRQFLAPWIESQDWAYAASKESHATLVFHNLLGEIDQQYSRFLQESNVLYQHNLRRIKQFLQSRYLEKPMEIARIVARCLWEENRLLQTAATAAQQGGQANHPTASVVTEKQQMLEQHLQDVRKRVQDLEQKMKVVENLQDDFDFNYKTLKSQGDIQDMNGNNQAVTRQKMQQLEQMLSALDQMRRGIVSELAGLLSAMEYVQKTLVDEELADWKRRQQIACIGGPPNICLDRLENWITSLAESQLQTRQQIKKLEELQQKVSYKGDPIVQHRPLLEERIVELFRNLMKSAFVVERQPCMPMHPDRPLVIKTGVQFTTKVRLLVKFPELNYQLKIKVCIDKDSGEVAALRGSRKFNILGTNTKVMNMEESNNGSLSAEFKHLTLREQRCGNGGRANCDASLIVTEELHLITFETEVYHQGLKIDLETHSLPVVVISNICQMPNAWASILWYNMLTNNPKNVNFFTKPPIGTWDQVAEVLSWQFSSTTKRGLSIEQLTTLAEKLLGPGVNYSGCQITWAKFCKENMAGKGFSFWVWLDNIIDLVKKYILALWNEGYIMGFISKERERAILSTKPPGTFLLRFSESSKEGGITFTWVEKDISGKTQIQSVEPYTKQQLNSMSFAEIIMGYKIMDATNILVSPLVYLYPDIPKEEAFGKYCRPESQEHPEVTDPGSAAPYLKTKFICVTPTTCSSTIELPMSPRTLESLIHFGSNGEGAEGNASGQFESLQVFDMEMTADCANSPM; via the exons ATGGCACAGTGGAACCAATTGCAGCAGCTGGACACCCGGTATTTGGAGCAGCTCCACCAGCTCTACAGTGACAGCTTTCCGATGGAGCTGCGGCAATTCCTTGCACCCTGGATAGAGAGCCAGGACTG GGCCTATGCCGCCAGCAAGGAGTCCCACGCCACCTTGGTTTTCCACAACCTCCTGGGTGAAATTGACCAGCAGTACAGCCGCTTCCTACAGGAATCCAACGTTCTCTACCAGCACAACCTGCGGCGGATCAAGCAGTTCCTGCAG AGCAGGTACCTGGAGAAGCCGATGGAGATTGCCCGGATTGTGGCCCGTTGCCTCTGGGAGGAGAATCGGCTGCTGCAgacggcagcgacagcggcacaG CAAGGAGGGCAGGCAAACCATCCTACAGCTTCCGTTGTAACAGAAAAGcaacagatgctagagcaacacTTGCAAGATGTGAGAAAGAGGGTGCAG GACCTGGAGCAAAAGATGAAAGTGGTGGAAAACCTCCAGGATGACTTTGACTTCAACTACAAGACTTTGAAGAGTCAAGGCG aCATACAGGATATGAATGGGAACAACCAGGCGGTGACGCGGCAGAAGATGCAGCAGCTGGAGCAAATGCTCTCGGCGCTAGATCAGATGCGGAGG GGGATTGTAAGTGAGCTGGCCGGGCTCCTTTCGGCCATGGAGTACGTGCAGAAGACGCTGGTTGACGAGGAGTTGGCTGACTGGAAGAGGAGGCAGCAGATCGCGTGCATCGGTGGCCCACCCAACATCTGTCTCGACCGCCTAGAGAACTG gataacGTCCCTGGCCGAGTCGCAGCTTCAGACACGTCAGCAGATCAAGAAACTTGAGGAGCTCCAGCAGAAGGTCTCCTACAAGGGCGACCCCATCGTTCAGCACCGGCCCTTGCTGGAGGAGCGCATCGTGGAGTTATTCAGGAACCTCATGAAGAG TGCATTTGTGGTGGAGCGGCAGCCCTGTATGCCAATGCACCCAGATCGTCCACTGGTGATCAAAACTGGGGTTCAGTTCACAACAAAAGTCCG GTTACTGGTTAAGTTTCCTGAGCTGAACTACCAGCTGAAAATCAAAGTCTGCATTGATAA GGATTCTGGTGAGGTGGCTGCCCTCCGGGG GTCTCGGAAATTTAATATCCTCGGCACAAACACCAAGGTGATGAACATGGAGGAATCCAACAACGGTAGTCTCTCTGCAGAGTTCAAGCATTTG ACACTGCGGGAACAGAGATGTGGTAATGGTGGAAGAGCAAATTGTGAT GCCTCTCTCATTGTCACAGAAGAGCTCCATCTCATCACCTTTGAGACAGAGGTTTACCACCAAGGTCTGAAGATTGACTTAGAG ACCCACTCGCTTCCTGTTGTGGTGATCTCCAACATTTGTCAGATGCCCAATGCCTGGGCGTCTATCTTGTGGTACAACATGCTGACAAACAACCCCAAG AACGTGAACTTCTTCACCAAGCCGCCCATCGGCACCTGGGACCAGGTGGCCGAGGTGCTCAGCTGGCAGTTCTCTTCGACCACCAAACGGGGGCTCAGCATAGAGCAGTTGACGACACTCGCTGAGAAACTCCTGG GGCCAGGCGTTAATTACTCTGGATGTCAGATAACCTGGGCAAAGTTCTGCAAG GAGAATATGGCCGGCAaagggttctctttctgggtttgGCTGGACAACATCATCGACCTGGTGAAGAAGTACATCTTGGCACTCTGGAATGAAGG GTATATCATGGGATTCATCAGCAAAGAACGGGAGAGAGCAATCCTGAGCACAAAGCCACCGGGCACTTTCCTGTTGCGTTTCAGTGAGAGCAGCAAGGAGGGTGGAATCACCTTCACGTGGGTAGAAAAGGACATCAGTG GGAAGACCCAAATCCAGTCAGTGGAGCCATACACCAAGCAGCAGCTGAACAGCATGTCCTTTGCTGAGATTATTATGGGCTACAAGATCATGGATGCCACCAACATCCTGGTCTCCCCGCTTGTCTACTTATACCCTGATATTCCCAAGGAGGAGGCCTTTGGAAAATACTGCCGTCCTGAGAGCCAGGAACACCCCGAAGTTACTGACCCAGGTA gtGCCGCTCCATATCTGAAGACCAAGTTCATCTGCGTGACCCC AACAACTTGCAGTAGCACCATTGAACTGCCCATGTCTCCCCGCACACTCGAGTCCCTGATCCATTTTGGCAGTAATGGTGAGGGAGCCGAGGGAAATGCCAGCGGCCAGTTCG AGTCCTTGCAAGTCTTTGACATGGAGATGACTGCCGATTGCGCCAACTCACCCATGTGA